GAACGGGGCCGGGGCGACGACGAGCGCGCCCGCCCGGCGTTCAGGGCTTGCGCGGCGGCCGGCTGGCGCGCATCTCGACGCGGCTGTAGAGCGCGTGGACCGGGGACTCGAGCAGCGTCATCACCATCGCCGCCACGTCGGCGGGCTGCAACGCCCAGGCCGACTTTTCGGTACCGCCGCGGCCGAATTCGGTCGCAACGCTGCCCGGCATCAGGTAGGAGACACGGATTCCGTCGTGACGGACCTCCTGCATGAGCGCTTCGCTCATGCCGTTCAGACCGAACTTGCTCGCGTTGTAGGCGGTGCCTTCGGTGAACGCGTTGACCCCCGCGAGCGACGAGATGTTGAAGATGTAGCCGCCGCCGCGCGCCTTCATCTGCGGAATTGCCGCGTGGCAGCAGTAGTAGACGCCGTTCAGGTTGGTCTCGATGACGGCGTGCCACTGGTCCGGTGTGAGTTCGGCCAGCGGGGCGAATTCGCCGACGCCCGCGTTGTTCACCAGCACATCGGTGCCGCCGTGGTGTCGCGCGACCTCCTCGAACACCCACTCGACCTGGGCGTGGTGCCGCACGTCGCACGCC
This portion of the Candidatus Eisenbacteria bacterium genome encodes:
- a CDS encoding SDR family oxidoreductase, with amino-acid sequence MGSLDGKVALVTGGNRGIGRAIVEALAGKGATVVLTSRDEARAQQAAREIGGRVHGMACDVRHHAQVEWVFEEVARHHGGTDVLVNNAGVGEFAPLAELTPDQWHAVIETNLNGVYYCCHAAIPQMKARGGGYIFNISSLAGVNAFTEGTAYNASKFGLNGMSEALMQEVRHDGIRVSYLMPGSVATEFGRGGTEKSAWALQPADVAAMVMTLLESPVHALYSRVEMRASRPPRKP